The following are from one region of the Hyla sarda isolate aHylSar1 chromosome 6, aHylSar1.hap1, whole genome shotgun sequence genome:
- the LOC130277102 gene encoding chymotrypsinogen A-like isoform X1 produces MAFLWLLSCLALLGGTLGCGVPSIKPIISGYARIVNGENAVSGSWPWQVSLQDSTGFHFCGGSLINSLWVVTAAHCGVTTSHRVILGEYDRSSSAEPIQTKTISRVFRHPSYSSFTIANDITLIKLSSAASFNNRVAPVCIAASADVFNGGERCVTTGWGYVSAATQTTPSKLQQVSLPLLTNTECQRHWGTKIQSTMICAGASGASSCMGDSGGPLVCQRNGAWTLAGIVSWGSSSCSTSTPAVYARVTALRSWLDQTVAAN; encoded by the exons ATGGCATTCCTTTGGCTCCTTTCATGTCTGGCCCTGCTTGGGGGCACTCTTG GCTGTGGTGTGCCAAGTATCAAGCCTATTATTTCTGGCTATGCCAGAATTGTGAATGGTGAGAATGCCGTTTCTGGTTCCTGGCCATGGCAGGTGTCTCTTCAG GACAGCACCGGATTCCACTTCTGCGGAGGTTCTCTGATCAACAGTCTGTGGGTTGTTACCGCTGCTCACTGTGGTGTTAC AACCTCCCACCGTGTCATTCTGGGTGAATATGACCGTTCCTCCAGTGCTGAACCTATTCAGACCAAGACCATTTCCAGG GTCTTCAGACACCCCAGCTACAGCTCCTTCACCATTGCCAATGACATCACTCTCATCAAGCTCAGCAGCGCCGCTTCTTTCAATAACCGTGTGGCTCCTGTGTGTATTGCCGCTAGCGCTGATGTGTTCAATGGAGGAGAGAGATGTGTCACCACCGGATGGGGCTACGTCAGTGCTGCAA CCCAAACCACCCCAAGCAAACTGCAGCAGGTGTCTCTTCCTCTTCTGACCAATACCGAATGTCAGAGACACTGGGGAACCAAGATCCAGAGCACCATGATCTGCGCTGGAGCATCTGGAGCTTCCTCCTGCATG GGTGACTCTGGTGGACCTCTTGTATGCCAGAGAAATGGAGCTTGGACCTTGGCTGGTATTGTATCCTGGGGAAGCTCTTCCTGCTCCACATCTACTCCCGCTGTATATGCTCGTGTGACAGCTCTTAGATCCTGGTTGGACCAGACTGTTGCTGCTAACTAA
- the LOC130277102 gene encoding chymotrypsinogen A-like isoform X2, with amino-acid sequence MSSTMAAGCGVPSIKPIISGYARIVNGENAVSGSWPWQVSLQDSTGFHFCGGSLINSLWVVTAAHCGVTTSHRVILGEYDRSSSAEPIQTKTISRVFRHPSYSSFTIANDITLIKLSSAASFNNRVAPVCIAASADVFNGGERCVTTGWGYVSAATQTTPSKLQQVSLPLLTNTECQRHWGTKIQSTMICAGASGASSCMGDSGGPLVCQRNGAWTLAGIVSWGSSSCSTSTPAVYARVTALRSWLDQTVAAN; translated from the exons GCTGTGGTGTGCCAAGTATCAAGCCTATTATTTCTGGCTATGCCAGAATTGTGAATGGTGAGAATGCCGTTTCTGGTTCCTGGCCATGGCAGGTGTCTCTTCAG GACAGCACCGGATTCCACTTCTGCGGAGGTTCTCTGATCAACAGTCTGTGGGTTGTTACCGCTGCTCACTGTGGTGTTAC AACCTCCCACCGTGTCATTCTGGGTGAATATGACCGTTCCTCCAGTGCTGAACCTATTCAGACCAAGACCATTTCCAGG GTCTTCAGACACCCCAGCTACAGCTCCTTCACCATTGCCAATGACATCACTCTCATCAAGCTCAGCAGCGCCGCTTCTTTCAATAACCGTGTGGCTCCTGTGTGTATTGCCGCTAGCGCTGATGTGTTCAATGGAGGAGAGAGATGTGTCACCACCGGATGGGGCTACGTCAGTGCTGCAA CCCAAACCACCCCAAGCAAACTGCAGCAGGTGTCTCTTCCTCTTCTGACCAATACCGAATGTCAGAGACACTGGGGAACCAAGATCCAGAGCACCATGATCTGCGCTGGAGCATCTGGAGCTTCCTCCTGCATG GGTGACTCTGGTGGACCTCTTGTATGCCAGAGAAATGGAGCTTGGACCTTGGCTGGTATTGTATCCTGGGGAAGCTCTTCCTGCTCCACATCTACTCCCGCTGTATATGCTCGTGTGACAGCTCTTAGATCCTGGTTGGACCAGACTGTTGCTGCTAACTAA
- the LOC130277103 gene encoding chymotrypsinogen A-like gives MAFLWLLSCLALLGGTLGCGVPSIKPIISGYARIVNGENAVSGSWPWQVSLQDSTGFHFCGGSLINSLWVVTAAHCGVTTSHRVILGEYDRSSSAEPIQTKTISRVFRHPSYSSFTIANDITLIKLSSAASFNNRVAPVCIAASADVFNGGERCVTTGWGYVSAATQTTPSKLQQVSLPLLTNTECQRHWGTKIQSTMICAGASGASSCMGDSGGPLVCQRNGAWTLAGIVSWGSSSCSTSTPAVYARVTALRSWLDQTVAAN, from the exons ATGGCATTCCTTTGGCTCCTTTCATGTCTGGCCCTGCTTGGGGGCACTCTTG GCTGTGGTGTGCCAAGTATCAAGCCTATTATTTCTGGCTATGCCAGAATTGTGAATGGTGAGAATGCCGTTTCTGGTTCCTGGCCATGGCAGGTGTCTCTTCAG GACAGCACTGGATTCCACTTCTGCGGAGGCTCTTTGATCAACAGTCTGTGGGTTGTTACCGCTGCTCACTGTGGTGTCAC AACCTCCCACCGTGTCATTCTGGGGGAATATGACCGTTCCTCCAGTGCTGAACCTATTCAGACCAAGACCATTTCCAGG GTCTTCAGACACCCCAGCTACAGCTCCTTCACCATTGCCAATGACATCACTCTCATCAAGCTCAGCAGCGCTGCTTCTTTCAATAACCGTGTGGCTCCTGTGTGTATTGCCGCTAGCGCTGATGTGTTCAATGGAGGAGAGAGATGTGTCACCACCGGATGGGGCTACGTCAGTGCTGCAA CCCAAACCACCCCAAGCAAACTGCAGCAGGTGTCTCTTCCTCTTCTTACCAATACCGAATGTCAGAGACACTGGGGAACCAAGATCCAGAGCACCATGATCTGCGCTGGAGCATCTGGAGCTTCCTCCTGCATG GGTGACTCTGGTGGACCTCTTGTATGCCAGAGAAATGGAGCTTGGACCTTGGCTGGTATTGTATCCTGGGGAAGCTCTTCCTGCTCCACATCTACTCCCGCTGTATACGCTCGTGTGACAGCTCTTAGATCCTGGTTGGACCAGACTGTTGCTGCTAACTAA